The following proteins come from a genomic window of Nostoc sp. ATCC 53789:
- a CDS encoding TolB family protein yields MEKFTPTFWLQRPIHWSLVFGLTGLLASCGSNNIPIGPTSLNSRYTEEQPALSGNGRFLAFVSNRNGNQQLLVFDLERQQFIGTPGINRAETIAESPSLSYTGRYIAYLTSDQGRPVVALYDRATQQSQIVTPTYRGWIRKPNISPDGRYVVFESASRGQWDIEVLDRGPNIELDIPNGATVGSPP; encoded by the coding sequence GTGGAAAAATTTACGCCTACATTTTGGCTCCAAAGACCAATTCATTGGAGCCTGGTTTTTGGTTTAACAGGTTTGCTTGCATCTTGCGGTTCTAACAATATTCCCATAGGGCCTACTTCCCTCAACAGTCGCTACACCGAGGAGCAGCCTGCTTTGAGTGGAAATGGGCGCTTTTTAGCGTTTGTATCTAATCGGAATGGTAATCAACAGCTATTAGTTTTCGATTTGGAGAGGCAACAGTTTATTGGCACACCGGGCATAAACCGAGCAGAGACAATTGCTGAAAGTCCTAGCTTGAGCTACACCGGACGTTATATTGCTTATCTTACTAGTGACCAAGGTAGACCCGTGGTGGCGCTTTACGATCGCGCTACGCAACAGTCGCAAATCGTTACACCAACCTATCGCGGCTGGATCAGAAAACCAAATATCAGCCCAGATGGACGTTATGTTGTCTTTGAAAGCGCCAGCCGTGGTCAGTGGGATATTGAAGTCCTAGACCGAGGGCCAAATATTGAGTTAGATATTCCCAACGGTGCAACCGTAGGTTCACCTCCGTAG